TGAAGACTTGCATTGttactgaaaataaatataattgaccAAAAGTATTCACAAAATCCTTAAATTTTACATTACAAAGTGCAAAAAGGCCCCAATGATAAGCTCAGAACAGCACATCCACCAGAAATGTGTAGTCCTTCTTGGCTCCAGAGATCGAGTAATGGTCAGAATATATCACATCAGCATAATGGACACTCATGACTACAATGAGCATGCCTGCACGATGTTGCCTCTTTGTCAGAAATATAACCGTCACACATTAGAATTAATTGGAGCCCAACTAATCATCCTCATTCCTGACCTCATTATCTTATTCGCAAATTAATCCAAATAAAATGTTAGGCCTCTTTCTTAGGAGCTGGGAGCACTGATCAATCGATgtgtttattcttttaataccccaatacattacaataatttctGATAATTAAAATATTCTGTGCAAAGCAAATGAAGGAAATACTTCTTTACGTATCAAAGATtagtaaattgaaaattaattgaacTTAAATTGAATTcctagataaaaaaaattggaaagagCTGGTTGCACTTATCACATCATGAAGATGACAAGATTTTAAGGGCATAAGGGTATGTCAAGTCGTTTCAAGGTATTCCTGCAATACCatgataccacactgaatgCATTCGACATATAgctctgtttatctattttgttcctaATTAAGCACATTTGACCCCTTTATATATAGTGTCTTCTTAAATAGAGACTTATCAAAATTAAGAACCCACGATAAATAAGACTTCAAAAATTCTAACCGCGCTTGTAgtgtattttgactttccaatgaaagtttgttgaccttcctgaccttgtcttgactctttatatcttctggataaggacttctgacaatggacttatcaaaatcgaaaataaaaaagtacacacatgcataaaaacacgGAAAATGAGCTTTCTGAACACCTtcagtgtaatttgccatttactgaaagtttgttgaccttttgacatttccggtcataactttctaaCGGGAGGTCAAGAGTATATGAATGTGTACACTTTTTTGTGCAGAATATCAAGACAGACAATTTGATGTGTCTTTCGACAGAATTGGggcaatataaaaaattgacCCCTAGAGACCCCTAACATGGTCAAAATGTCCATTAtaaatttgtcaccaagttgaaacttgttccttgtgatgttgccaatcacataaaagtgaaaaatcagacttagccaatttgtcAAAGTAGCCAGTAAATCgtgacatatgctgcctgactataACATCTTTGTGGCCCCTGACAAGAAAAAAGTCTTACAAGTAATAAATATTCCAACTCCtcagtaataaaaaataattacaattatttaTTGTACCCCAAATCACTTATGATATAATCATCACAATAACATTCACGTAGACATGCTAGTCATTTGAAACTTCATCCCAATAAAGTTTGAAAGATTTACCTGCTTTCTTATAATAGGTGTCCTGtatcaaaacaaaacattttggtGTTCTTTCTCCTACCCCTGCtcaattatttttgtctataTGTTGAATCCTTCACTGCTGATTGCAAGTGTCTGCATGTATGGATTCATTCAAAGTCCATCAGCTAGCTTGGTATCCAGGAGACAATAAAATGACAGGACTaaactttacattttttttcaaatgtgtaAAGCAAATACTCTCCATGTTTCACACAGTTTACACAAGATATACATAAAAAAACACAGAACATAATGAAGGACTTTTAATCACCTAAGAAAGAACTATCTTGATTTGTAATACCATGCTACACTTCCAACCACCCCTGCAGCCATGAGCGCCAATAAAGTTTTCCTATGTATAGACATGCGTTGCTTATCAGGATCTTCAATCAGATCAGCAGGTACAACATCAGGGGTAGTATCACAGGCCTACATAAGGGATACagagaacaaaaatacaacatgAGTAATACTCAGGGGCAGGAGTAATCAATTGCCAATAATGCCATTGCAACATttcaatttacagaaaatttccagaaaaatgtttgtcaatataaatatgtatatatactatacaaattttacaaaaagaaaCCATTGAATCATTAGACAATGTTGACAGTATTTATGAATTGCCACATTTCTAATTTCCATgaggtttaaattaaaatatatatttattattaccaaaagaccaaagaaaatatcaaaagaaagaaataccCATTTACTAAATagtattgataaaataatttttgatataAAATTCCTCTGAAAAATCATTTAATCTACAAGATCATATAAGAAGCAGTGAATATCTgataggaaataaagattgacATTATCAAAGTTAGTTTGGAAATGCAAACAATATAAGAGGAACAAGTTCAGGTAAGTCTGGTTAAATAAAGAGTCTAAGATTGTTTAATTTACCGAATTAATTTGTATCTTGAGTGATCTCAGTTCTTGATGTAACAGATTGGTGTTATTTAGCATTTCTGTACAGACCGTTGATACCAGGTCTCGACTTCCAGGGTCTTGACGAGGATCTGTTAAGCTGTTGTGTCTATCTAAGTTGTCTCTAATGTGAACAATACTTGACTTGATGTATGCTACATGCTTGTTGACATTGTCAAGGATTAAGTGGGTTTCTGGAAGACTGGAAAATAACGATAATGCGTCAGATGCACAAAAGGTAGCAATTGCTTGGCTTTTGCTAGATTCtgtatgcataaaaatgagGCAGCCAATGTTTTTGCTAGTAAGTTCAAGCAATTGCTAAATGACTGATGATTAAGCTATTGCTGAAAAGCGTATGCATAAAGCAAACATTTTGCTTGCGCATTTCAGCacttgcttgtttttttttttcaagctctgtcagagcagcttgagcatttgcttgatcagggcgttcacattttttaatcatgtttcCGCAGCTGAGAATGAACCACAAGGTGTTTCTTAAAATGCAAACTGAATGccaaatatatttattaaaaagaaacaagttaGTTTGTGACCACATCCAAGGAAAAGATGGTAAACAAAAGAAGTGGTAATTTGCATTGCCACACCTTTGCCTCCAAGTCCTGCCTCTTCAGTGAGTTGTGTTCGCACCAGCATGAGGCTGCTATTGTTCAAGCCACTAGCAAAGGGTTATGCATGAAATAAACAATTGCTGAAGCATGATTTTTGCTTTGCTAGCAATTGCTTgcaagcaattgctactttttatgcatctgacccaaaATCAATCATTAGAGTGATGGCAACAATGACAAACAGAAAGCATATTCTATTCTAGAAAGGGTCATAATTTGATTCACATATAATATGACCAGTGTGCACAATCCTCCTTGaatcaattaaaaacaaaaataataactggCTTATAGAACAATTACAGAACATCAAGGACTACtcatcaaattaataaaatattcatgacCATCCATTCTGCCTTCCTGAACAGAGGGAGATGCACAACATATTCTTATGACAAAGGCCTTGTAACACAACACTTatcagtcagtcggcaagcccctgtgttaataaGCAAAaagagcaagatttatccaagtcctctcgtggctgaattcatgtccctgtaaaatctcgtgaattgtgagactttctttctcaaagaatttaaccactttttccttgagtaatattaattatttttgtaccatgggcaagagtaaatgttactcttttatattggtcatttctttagaatgaaatattttgataaataagtgattttttacctgaaaagatgcatcaaacagaattttctttctctgttttcactagcaaattgtgcaacattttgtgttttaggcaccaacattatttatatcatcagaaagctcaaactctatactttcttacaatgttactcttgatatgtggcatcttttacatgggtcagcagccagctttttccatcaagatgcaagacgagatttctgaaatttctgagtaacataaaatccagagttttgattggctgaatactgttttcaaaacaaacaggcgcgggtaatttgaagagattaccacatggtgagtgtgaccttgcagaggcccagtgtggggaacattggaatttgcgtgggtgtgtggtctctatgaccaatcagagcgcagtattcttgtttttgagctgcaaaatgtacttggcctatgaaaagctggctgctgacccatctaacatacatcttcttataaaaattatatcatattaaagcttagatcttcagctttatcatgatctaaaaatcatttgtgcccaaacagaaattaagtgtgaaaacaacaacttttgttgcatgaaaaaaaatattttgtttcatgttttagatcaaaagtttttcctatattacataGGAAAAACAAcatccttttaaaaatccaaacacatgacctgaaagaacgattcttcttctttacaaagataccaaaaacatgaaattcggtcaatatttagagcagcaatggccgaataaaaagaggtgttttggttcgcaccaagctcattaactatgcaaaaaccctctagtcatgaatatcacttggataaaagaagctactttttcagggcttgcggactgactgttaTTGTTTGATCTTGGAGCTGCttagattgattgcattgatagTTACCTGCAATTGATTGTGCAATCAACCATATGATCCATTGTTAAAGGGCAAGTTCACCCAGACAAAAAGTTTTGTTGGAAAAATaccagaaaccccccccaaaaaaaaaaaaaaaaaaaaaatttagtgaAGCTTTgataaaaatccatcaaagattaaaaaagttattagaacttatgttttggatttgtgacatcatatacgaccagctgccccatatgtcatgtaatgtaaaatgcatcaatttcaatttttaaatagttcataatgactaaaatatttttttctttcaggagcgggtgtaaaattatttatctgttattatactgaaggtacaataaaaacaatatacattttttgtgaaaattacattacactgatatttctaaataaaaatacatggaaagctgcttgcatatgttaataaaatttttcactctttgatgaattttcctcaacatttaataatatttttcataataatttcTGCTATTtgtacaataaactttttgtcagggtttTTCCTCTCTAAGTTTTGTGTAACAGATCCCTCATGATACTAGCCTATAATCTATGTGGAGGCTGCAGCTTTTGTCATATCCATAAAATGTCATTAATACCTCTAATGCAGAAGACTATGCAAAGTATCTGCGAGGAAGCCGCAGCTAATACACACTGGTCTTACATTAGTTGATGTGTtctttggcatttttttttcatatgaaaaaccCATACAAAATCATAGTCGATAAAAAGAAAGCAACAACCAATGCATGAACATAGTGCCGGGGACAAAAAATCACGGGGCTAGGGGTGATTTTGAGcccgaaatgctcaaaagagcccagGAAACTTAAGAAAGGAGTCCTGGGAAATTttcattcactgcaatgttaaagcttatcatATGTTGCATATTTCGGCAATAAGTTGAGAAAAGTAtcccaatgaaaaaaaaaaaaaaaaaaaaaaaaaatcaattttttgcctGACAGAGTGTATAGGCAGTGGCTAGCATCAGACATACTATTTAGGTTAAGCAtaatagcaaagaaaaaaagCTATGATACTAGTATTCCTCCATTCTTCTCTATCACACCATGTGGTTAATAAGACATATTGTTTATTTGGAAATTGCTAGACTTAGCTTTCTTTATTGCCTATCATTTTGATAtgatcatatgatttttttaataggatTCATCATGATTGCTACTGCGTTAATGAAGATAAGAGGAACGTTCCAGTTCTAGCATTTTACTACAGTCAACTTTGCATGAACTAATACGATTCAATCAGAGGCATTCACAAAGCTTCAATATGTAAAGGTCAAGCCCACCCcagaaatttgatttgaatcgatagagaaaaatcaaacaagcataacgctgacaatttcatcaaaatcagacgtaaaataagaaagttatgacattttaaagtttcacttatttttcacaaattagTTGTATGCACAATGTACACAAGAGAATCGATGATATCCCtcactattttttaaatttttttgtttgaattatataatatttcaatttttatagatTAATTAATCCATAATAAGGACTTCActtaaccataaaatgttaaacaatggtaactccacaaaaaaactttgtttcacagtacaatgaggagaaaattagaatatttcatatttcataagataaaatacaaaagaaatgagtgagtgatgtcatcagttccctcatttgcataccgaccaggatgtccatataactgttttgtgaaattaagtgaaattcaaaaatgtcataactttcttattttacatccgattttgatgaaattttcagtgttatgtttgtttgatttttctctttttatctaaatctacattttgttggggtggacttgtcctttaattatcaTATCTTTACATGGTTTATCATGAGGCTGTTCATGAATTGTTCCccggaaataaatcaaaatttctttccGTCAGATAAAGTTGATCATTTACAAGTATGTTGTTTTCTACGAAATTCCATATTTTGTTACTGAAACTGGATGAATCTGAAGGCATCAAGCCACTAATCTCATCTAATGTTAGTCAATTATTTCATGTGCATGATTAAGCTTTGTAAACAGTTCTCGTTCtgtaattttcacttaccttaAAACTAAGGATGGTTTCCTAATACTGTTTGGTTCCCATTTTTTCCTATGGATTGCATGTATCGACTCTACAATTCTCTTTCGATTCCCTACTTGACTCACACCAATCTGTATCAAAtaaaaacagacaaaaaaaaaaatcaaaccaatgataaaatatattcaaatcaagagAATTAAAATATCAAGAGCCCTTATGGCTACTTAAAGATGATGTATGCCTCTTGGGCCACCTATCTGTACTACTGTATAAATAGGCAACTACACAAAACCAACCCTCAATGCATTGGTCTAATTCATTCCAAATTCTAGctatttcaacatgctttctGTAAATTCTAACTCATGTCAATAAACTTGTCCCTAACCCTGATCAAGGATCTACGTAAATGAATATCAAGACTAAATTTTGAGGTAAGAAAAATACTCTGAAATATTACATGAATAACCAGGtaacaaatctttttttttaataccttttAAGTATCCGAAATTAATCAAATctcaacaagaaaaaaaaacaatttttacacattttcctGGCTGCTCGGAATTAGTTATATAGAAATTGGAAGATCAATCTCAAATATAGCAAATCAATTTATAATTTTGGTTGTTACTCAAaataatcaaccaatcaattgTAAGTTTGTGATTAGATGCAAGACTAATgaccagagctgccaaccttgtgcaagcaaaaaaaggaatcattatggcaaaaaaaggaatttccaacaaaaaaaaaggaatgtgttaaAACGAACCTTAAAACCACACGCGACAAACATCCAATGTAAAAAGTATTGTATGCagtgaacaataaaaaaaaaaaaaaatctctaggCCTAGTCTGGGCCTGTTTGATATAATCTACCAACTTTAATTAAGTCAGTAGCAGGGCTCGAATTAAGAATTGAGAGGGGCAAGGCCATTTTTAAAGGGCACTTTCAGCTTGGGGCAACCGGCAAAGTGGCCTTGGATGCCCAAATATTTCAAGGGGTATCAAGGCCATTCTAAAGGGCATGaaggccacttttattctaGTCAAAAGAGCACCAaggcaaatttttctaaaaatgacaagtaggcctttaattttgtagtgcaacctaCTGCGGcacttccttttcctttctggtgaacatttttagggctccatttttctggggcttcctttccacttctaaaataattcattgttttatgttgagtttcctgacaaaactaccaaattgtagattagagaaattaaaaaaaagtttacatcaattcagacttttcttcccaagtaacattgtttaaaattaaaattaaagtgtcataaaatggaagtacatgtaacattccacaaatatacaaaaaatgattcataaatcaatctaatctaaaattcaaatagatctatagataagaagttgaaatcattccacaaaagtCCCATCGTAGATCACTTCACGATGTGCACAGCTCAGCCTCAATCACACTGCACACACACTCAATCATCCCCAGCAGTGACAGCACTATAGAGCAGACATCTAGGCCGCCAGAACCGGGGAAGAAACCTTCCCATTCCTGCTAAACTGAATGCTACGGTgccgacttttttaatgaattccaaaagcagtaggacatctctctagtataaatcatgtgaaactatcaataaatgttgaatatcacccaGAATTATTACTTCAGGGGACAGGGAAGAGCTTTCCCGGTCTTTTCAAAGCCGAATTCATCGTATTTGTTTGATACGAGTTGATGAAAATTACCCAGACAGTACCATTATCCGAAGGGAAATcatattaatcaattcaagaaaatagcctcaaaattttatttctttatcacCACAATTAATCTTAAAGTATATGAAAATATCTTTGATGATTCCATCTTAtgagtatttttgtaaatttttgcaaatggaataataatttccctcaaacctccAAATCCCCCTCCATTATAAATGGACTCTTCTCTTACTACATTTGGGGAAATACCCTACCCAATTCATCGTACTCCTCGCTCTGCGCTGCAGAAcgaacgttggctccactcacctgaAGAGTGTTGGCCCTAGCAtaattagcagtaacgttagatctaacattcggcggaaatccgattttcggatcgtttttttgtacataaaacatcactttaTGGGAAAGAAATCacatgcaaatttaagataaaatatataaagttcagaaatatcgtaccttagactgCAGTTACTCctatttcctttcaaatgatgatcaaaacataatcatcctcgatcctttcgtgggtcatcgtaagttgccgtcttggatgacgtcatcatccttacagaggTATTTACCAGTCACTATACACCGCGATTCGTGCCATGCATGCCGCCCGCATATTCAACTAACGTATACGTACGCGCgcgctatcaaattattaaagtgcgtTGGAAAACCGGCCAGCGCGGGCGACTACGCACACGCAAGAACCAGGCTCATCTCGGGCTCAAAATGCACTACAGATAGATACAATTATGTACACacatcaaaattgtcaaaaaacataatttgaaaagaaaaaccataatgcagtaatttgaatgaaaaaacgtaatgattacggcaaaaacgtaatggttggcagctctgaatgACTTATTAGGGGACCCAACATTGACTTACAAATAATAGTAAATATCTTGCAGCACTCCTTAAAAGGGGAGGGATAACTCAAAGGATTGGGCACAAAAGAGTTGGCCTAAAGCAAGAACTGATGAATGATTATCCCAATCCTCTGTTTGAATAAGTCAACAAAAGATTTCAAATATACAATCAATGGCCTAGTTTTAAACCCTACTAAGACAGCGCAGTATATCAACATTTTcgcgataattttttttaccgcgTCGCTCACTGACTTATTACTTTCAAGTCACATGGAGAaggttcttttcttgaaagtgagtgaagaAAAGAATGCTTCTAATTTTCTCTGTTCATTCtatctcgtctttccatttcaatctttctgcctgtatttccttcaattcttcatattacacatggtgacACCGTAAACCTTTTCCACGTTACAAACTCCACATtgcaaacctacaaagatcatctactttcaagtctcacacaacttttgaaactaaaattgtgaccccgggtacgcggtcccgaaattacgcaacatttggTAAGTGCCTGCATACTTAAAATTGCTCAAAAaggtgaatttgtgtacaaatccaatgcaaatagtgtttttgaccaaaattcaaaaatgtatcattatttttcctttaactgattaaaatcaattaattccaacatgtttatggtcaaaataaagtccccaacaattttcattgaaaaaaaaaatcgaaaaaacatagaaatttggaaaacaatagaatacataagaaaataactGTGATGTTGACAATTttaaaagtacatttgatcagatttcTATCAAGAGTCTGTGAACCAAAATTAGCAATTAAGGGgcattatttaattaattaaagcaaatttttgattttatgcataaattatcataattaattagcaatgagatttgtgcagaatttgatcttatagttttgtagattacgCAATGGGTAACGCGCGTGTCAATTTTCATCGCGATCGCGCAATTGACGGCCAAGATTATAACAATTTGTATAGCCActcaataaacaaaataatcacattTCTGTACAGAGTCAGACCTTTCtatgtataattttattatcttaGGGGTCAAAATAGCTTGGTCTATTTAGGATTAAGCAGAATGAATTTGAATGGATGTCCAAGAATTGTTTCTCTTTGAAATttgtaaggaaaaaaaaaaaagaaaggcatATTTCCTTAGTATTAGTTTTATAATGAGTATCCTTGATCTAGCCGATGCCTACCTTCTCTAAATCTTCCTCTGAGATCTGAAGGAGTTGAGGAAATGTGACTTCATGGTCCTTAAAGAGAGGTATGAGGTCACCTAACTTAAGGCCATACAGGAAAAGTTCAAGATCATCTAGGACATGGTAGGGCTGATGATTAGACATGGTAGATGCTTTGCTAGGTGGTGGTGGTTGGTGGTTGGTGATGCTGTTTGTTGTAGGAGCAGTTGTAGTTGTGGCGGGTGTTGATGGTGAAATATCACCTctgaaaaattaatcaaattatcTTATTAGCAAAGCTTTACCTATCAAATAAGGAACATTTAGTTTTAGGGATGCAGATGGGAGTTCATTTAACATTTCCCAGATTAAAGTGTAAAATATCTAAGGGACCTTGTCAAAAGTCTGTACCACATATTTTAACAGGAATCCCCCTATAAAAGCACTATGCATATTTTCATTGTTGCTTTCCTGCATTCCCAATTGTTTTATCTATCATGAAGTGTGAGAATTGATAATCAAACGCCCATTGGGGAATTTATGCATGAGAGACGCAGTTCTGACGTTTGACAATGTACTTGGTGTTAAACTTGAGTTAAGgcaagtatataaaaaaaattgtcattagaGTGAAATGATACATAATTACAAAGTAtacataaagaaaatataaaataatggcaAAATTTGAAGGGATGGGTGAACGTGAATGAGTATGGGTCTAATCTTAAGAAGACATACTGTTTATCTAAATTGAGTATATATCTTAAAGTGATTGTTTCACTTTGTGAGTCGCTgattaaaaaattctcaaactaaGATGAAACGTGTGTATGAGTGCGTGTATTTGTCCTAAAAAAACACTGacacagaccacaatataggatgaaaaactctaattaagacacaagtagcaatttattagagAATTGTCTGTAAGACATTGAACATTGAAACCAGcccccaattattttcaaactttggtttacatctccaaagTTTTAAAATAGTTCCTTTAAATatgatactttgaaacttttgggattgtatttttacactataagcctaatgtttagcccattttaaaaaaccaaaatgagaattttttacatcagaacaaagtgaaatgctCACTTTAATAGAAATTGCATGTTAATCACTCTTCCTCTATAAAAACGGCTTTACTTTGCAATTACTTGGAGGTCTTGAAACCTATTTTATCTATTCTATACATGAATTGACCAGTCTCAAGGTAGGAAAAATACTCTTCCCCTCATATCAAGGATTGCATTcgactctttttttcttctaattacTAACATATTGTAAGCAGATCTCTACTAGATCCATGCAACACAGCTCAGAGCTGTTGCAACAAAAACTTGTATctgaaatctgaaaaaaaagttcatgttcagaatattgaaaaacATGGCTGCTCTAGCACTGTATCTAATATGATGGTCTGCCCTTTGATCTGGCAGAGagacatttgtttttttaacaagaGTGCAGTGATTCAGACATCACATTCACTTATttacataaacaaacaaacaaaaaggatAAAACTGAGATATGATGCCTGAGATAATTGTAAAGTGTAAACTTCAGGGGTGGGGtggaggagaggggggggggggggttgggcatTTAATGAAGAGTCTCAGCCCTGACAAATGTAGTGAAAACTTTGGTTTTGATTTGCCAACAAACACCGGTGTCTATTACTAAGATAACATTCAGAAAATGacaacttgaaagaaaaattctGTCAATGATTTCACTCTTGTTTAATTAGATGCACTgacaaaacttttcatgaaaggTTACCCAGGTAAGTAAGACCTAATCCTTACCCTGCTCTGATGGGATTACTAGGTGGTAGAGCTGAGGTGGTGCCATTAGCAGTCTTTGATTTGGCTGGATTAGCAGCAGCTTCTAGTAACTCAGACAACTACAGgtcagaacaaaaaaaaagaaagaaagggtaattcaataaaaatcaagGTATTATCCTTCTAACGAAGCATCACTCACTTGGGATTGCCTTTTTAAATCTTCTGGCAAGGTGATTCACAATAACATGTCTTCAGGTCATAACATACATTGATTAACatacagtcaatgagagaccacacagtGTTGGTCAAGTTTAAAGATGAattttgtcatacatgtacatcaatttCAGAATTATGATGTATGATTAGTTTTCTTTACTTAGTTTCAAATGTTGTTCTGTTGGGGAGGGGGACAACTCACATATATTGTGGAACAGATATGCTGCTTTGACGACCTATTTTTCAGACCCCCATTTCAGTTATCTTGATAATCTGCAGCTGCTCATCTCTGCTCTGAAGGCCTCCAATTAAAAAGAAAGCTGTTTGCAAGCAGAGCCAATGGGAAAGAATGGATGCAAAAATCCAGCTTACTAACTGCACATCATGTTCACAACAATGTACAATTCCCTAGACCAAGTTTTCCACTTTGCCTGTTAGATCATAATTCTTATTAGACACTGTATTTTACACCTTATAGTCACTTCCAATTTTAGGGTACAACccaatcaaaatataattttagtaCACCCCCCTGGGTATGTAAGATCAAGTTGTTGAAGCTGtcctatatgaaaaaaataaactaacTACCCAGTAACTAACTAAATAAAATCAGACTCATTTGTCTTACTATGGCAATCTCTTTAGTATTATGCACTTTTCTCCTATGTCTTTGAATGGAACTTTCCATATTGTAAGTAAGTCAGGATATGTTTACTCTGTACAAGGTCaccaaaaaaaagggttaaaTACCTCTAACTGACAATACATATAGGGTCAATACTGGTCTGGTAAACTGTTTCCTTTCCAAACAGGATGACATGTTAACCTCAAACCAAAATTATAAACAATTACAAGCAACATACATTCCAAAGTAAATCAC
This genomic interval from Lytechinus pictus isolate F3 Inbred chromosome 3, Lp3.0, whole genome shotgun sequence contains the following:
- the LOC129256818 gene encoding ankyrin repeat, SAM and basic leucine zipper domain-containing protein 1-like; its protein translation is MTPLMVASQHGHVRVVEKLLSCGAEVNNVDNRRWPALFYAAEGGHTRVVELLLANRADATKCSNDGTAADIAYSKDHLKLSELLEAAANPAKSKTANGTTSALPPSNPIRAGGDISPSTPATTTTAPTTNSITNHQPPPPSKASTMSNHQPYHVLDDLELFLYGLKLGDLIPLFKDHEVTFPQLLQISEEDLEKIGVSQVGNRKRIVESIHAIHRKKWEPNSIRKPSLVLSLPETHLILDNVNKHVAYIKSSIVHIRDNLDRHNSLTDPRQDPGSRDLVSTVCTEMLNNTNLLHQELRSLKIQINSACDTTPDVVPADLIEDPDKQRMSIHRKTLLALMAAGVVGSVAWYYKSR